The Candidatus Delongbacteria bacterium genome contains the following window.
CTTTCAGGGGATTTAGGGGTTCTTGGTTTTGATTGAACTTTTACAAAAGTTCAGCCTTTTTATTCACCTTTTTAGCAAAAAGGTGATGTTGATTCCCAGCGATGAAATCGCTGGATCTTCAAAGAAATGATGGCTGTCACCTCGAAGGTGGCTATCATCTGAAATAAAATAATGAGAAGATACTCATTTCTCAAACTCCACAAGGGCAGACATTGAAATCAGCCATTACAGGATTGCTGAGCGACAAAGAAGAGAGCTTTTAGATTGTTTGCAAAACTAGAATATTCTTATCTTTTAATAGTATAGTAAGTTATAAATTTGTTTCTATGAATACTTTTGGTGATAAAAGTAATCTATGAAAAAAAGAGTCACACAACTGTGTGACTCTACGAAAATAATTATTTTTTATCTCCTTAAGGATTATCAGCGTTATCATTCCATGTTCCAACTGTAGCACCAATTTTACCACCAATCCTAATCGTAGCTTGTGGTGTAATCGTTGGATTTTCATCATCAGTTATAACTGGTGGATCATTTAGAGGATTTACAGTGATGTTCATTTCGTAAGGTGCACTATACTCTGTAGGATCTTTAACCTTAACATTCACTACTAAAACACCATTAAAATTTTCAGTTGGAGTAATAGTATTTCCGTCAAAAGTATAATTCGTTCCAGAAAAAACTTCCAATGTAAGCTCTGTATTTTCATTATCATTGTCAGTAACTGTTAAATGTGATAACAAACATTCAAATTCATTATCTTCATCAAAATTAAGAGAACTTTGATTCGAAATTATGGGAAGATCATTTATAGAAGTTATTGATATGTTTCTAGTTAAAGTATCAGAATTGCCGGCTGAGTTAGTCGCATAAATACTGATTGTCCTTGTGCTGGTTGAAGGCTTGTTTGAATCATTTCTGTATTTTACCGATCTAAGGGCTGTTACATAATTTTCAGCGGTTTGAGTTCCGGATAAAGTTAGTACACCTGTTTCCTGATTCCAAGATGAAGTAATACCATTAGCATTAGTAAAATCAAGAAAATCTTCATCTTCAATATAATTTTGTGTAATCGATATTGTTGCAGAAGTCACTGTCTTAGTTAAATCAGTGAAACTAATTGTAGAGCTTAGATTCACAGGATCAGAATCCTCTGAGAATTGAATTTCTAACACTTCAATACCTGTGAGATCAAGAGTTGCCTTAACATTGAATGTAACGTATCCTGAGCAATCAAACTCTATTTGTCCAGGAAATCCTCCATACTCAATCAAGTAACCATCATTTACAACAGGATCATTATCGTCTGTGTCGTCCCAAACTTCAGCTACTGAATATCCCATCCAAACATAATTACCGCTAATATTAGGTTCATTTGGATGCCAGTAGTTGTACGGTGAAACAGGCTGATTGGAATAAGGATCTGTAAAGCTGCGATTACCTTGAGCACCAAGACCCACAGATGGAACCCAAAAAGGGATTCCTTTGCCATCATTTTCTAAACCCTCAGGACCACATATCCATCTAAATGCTTCTACACTAGAATCATATGTTGCTCCAATCCACACTGCAGCTTCTGGATCTATCAATTTTGTGGATATAAATTGTCTTTCTGGCAGTGAGGTTATCGTTGCTAGATATCCTCTCCTACCCAAAAAATATTTTACTTTAGAATCAGTATTTGATGAAGTCCATGTCCTAGCACCAGAAATCACTTCATAATAGTGTCCGTTTTCAAAATTGTATGGAGTATTTCCCAAAGTTATAGAAACTTTTTTTATTTCTTCAGTTGGAGTTGATGAAATGTTTGAATATTTGATACTTCTTAATACTTCCTGATACTGTTCAGGGGTAGCTGAGCCATTTAAAATCATTGCACCTTTATCTATATCAAAGCTTCCACTTATACCATACATCGCAGTAAAAGAGAGTCTATCTTCAAGAGATTTATAGTTTTCAGAAATTGCTATAAAAGCTCCAGTAATATTATCATTTTCAAAATCAGTTACAGTTAGGTTTCCATCTAAGTAAAACGAATTATTTGAAGTATGGTAAGTTGTAGACTCATCCCTTAAATCAATTTCAGAAGGAGTATTATTTGGAGCAACATAAATTGATCCTGTATCAGAATCTGCACTAAAAGCTGTGGCTCCACCATTAGTGGTAATGTCTACAGAAGTCCCATTTACTCCTGTTGTTGTGTCCCAAGCTCTGAACTCAAAAGTCGCATTTCCCATGAAACCTGTATTAGGAACAAACCTAAGCTTTGTCTGAGTTGTTGAAGTAAGAAGAATTGCTGATGTTTCACTAATATTCTGAATATCAAGCCAAGTTTCTCCATTGTCAGTTGTGTATTGCCAGCCTCCATTAATTTTTTCCACTCCATAAACTGCTATCCCTTCGCTTGGATTAGCATCTATATCGGTGATCATATTAGATCCATTAGCAGTACTAGAAGCTATGATTTCAGTAATATTAGTTCCTGAACTGGATTGGTTATCTTGCTGAATATCGCTTAGTTTTGGATTTCCTCCCGGGTAAAGTACAGGAGCATTGTTATGTGCATACAGTGTAGTACTCATCAGGAAGAAAACTACTGAAAGAATACTAATTTTAAAACTTATCATAAAGAACCCTTTCATTAGAACTTTTTATAATTGTCATTTTTAACAAGAAGAGTATATTATAAATCTTTGATTTTCGCAATAGTTATTAATGTGTAAAGTATCCGCATAGATGGATATTTTTGGTGTTGATAGTATTTTTTCGTGAAAATGATTATGATTAAAAAAATAAAGAAGCGGAAATAAATCCGCTTTTATATGTTCCATTCCTATAAAATATAGGCAAAGAATACATTTTTAAAAATTTTTTGATCTGTTATTTACCTAATAGTGGATTAGCAATTGTAGTACCTATGTTATCGGCATCATCGTTCCATGTACCTGTAGCTGCTGAAATAGTCCCACCGATTCTGATTGTTGCCTCAGGAGTTATAGTAGGATTATCAACACCAGTAATTTGAGGGGCGTCATTAAGCGGATTAATATCAACGTATACCGGAATAGGAGTTCCTTTTGTTGATGCATTCAAAATATAAAATGCTAATGCATCCTTACCCCATTTGTTTTCATGAGATGTAACTTTTACAATATCACCACTTACTACATTGGAATTTTCAAAAGTTACTGCAATGTCATTTATAGTAACATCAAGATCGGCAGAAACGCTAACAATATCAAAAGAATCGTTTGGTAGTCCAATTCCCTTTGCTATAAGTTCTTCGTAGGTAATAGTTATTTCAGCTTCTTCATCTCCACTTATTCCCTCGTCTCCTGCATATACAGGTAAAGCAGCATTTTCATCATAAGAAAAGTTATGGATAGTAAATGTAAAAGAGTTACTATCAAAACTCATTTTTAGCCATCCGTAATACCACTCGCCACTATTCTCGGTAAGTTCAAACTTGATACCATATTTTTCTTCACCAGGATCATTGAACCCGAGTAGATTCTGTTCACCTTTAAAAGTATTGTCATTTATTTTATTACCTAAATTAAATCTAATTGGTCTGAAATAACCAGTGGGTATGTCATAAGTAGCAGCAAAAGATCCTTTTGTCGGTAAAATTAAAGGTAGTCCTTCTCCGTCAGTAACAGTAAACACCAAATCAGCTGTTTCATCACCATTAAAATCGACACTGTAAACTTCATTTTGAATCCCATAATCAACAGGATCTGTATAAACAACCGATGCAGAAACTGGTACCGTTGAAGCAATCAAAGCCGCAGAAGCTAAAGCTGCATAAGAACCAAGCCTAAAACTCCTACTCTTTCCCTTAGAAATAAACATTTACTCCTCCATGTTTTACATATTTATCTGCACAATATTTCAATATAGTTCTTTGATTACAATTAAAACAACATAAAAATAAAAAAAGTCCTATAAAATAGGACTTTAAGTAATCAGTTATGGCTGAGAGTCTGCCGTATCATTCCACGTTCCTACAGAACCCGTAATTTTACCTCCAATTCTGATGGTTTGTTCTGGTGTTATTGAAGGTTTGGTATCGTTTTCTGGAGGATCGTTTATAGCTTCAACGTTAACTTTTAAAGTTAGAGCAGGAGTGGACTCTGCATTATGACTATCAACAGCAACTAGATCAAACGCTGAAATTTGCTGCCCATTTGCATTTTCAGTATCAATACTCCAATATGCATTATTAGTTTCGTCAATAGTATTGTTTGTTTCTGAATCCCAAAGAATTGCTAATTCAGATGTTGATCCTATTTTCAAAGTAGTACCATTTGCTACAGATTTGACTATGAATTTTGTAATACTGTCTCCATCATCGCTATCAGAAGCATTTCCTTTAGATAATAGTTGATTAAAAGTTATCTCAATCTGATTATCTTCATTAACAGAGAACTCATCCTGTCCACCAGAGATTACTTCCGTATAGACAGGAATTTGATTTCTTAAATTTATTGAAAAGGAGAATGTTTGCTCTTCTGTAAAATTTGGAATATTATCTTGAACGGTAAACTTGAAACTATCTGTAGCATTGTTGGAATCGTCGTTTATATAACTGATTTCTCCTTCATTTATATCTTCTTGAACAAAAGTATCATTCTGCACCAAAACAGTAATTCCTCTTTTTAAAGTACCATGAGTAGGAACAGCTGTTACTTTATATGTAACACTACCAACAAATTCAGTATCTGAAGCTGCAAGCATCGTATTCGTAAGATACTTTGTTGTTCCTTGATCAAGAGTAGTTCCAGTGTTTATCGAAACAACAGGAGGGTCATCATCAATTGCATTAATAGTGATATCAAATGTTATGTTTTGTAAATCAAATGGTGAGTCTCCATGTATTGATTTATCAGTCACTTTAAAAATAAATGAATCTGAAGTTGTATTTGATCCGTCGTGTATGTATTTAATTTTACTACCAGAAACAAGATCTGCTTGTGTAAAAGTTGAGATTGGAGAACTAGGGTTGTCAACATGTTCGAGAGTTCCATTTTCGGGATTAGTAGTTACGGTAATTGTTAGCTCTGCTGCTGGAGTTTCTTCATCTGCTGCTGATAGTACAGTAGTTGTTAGGAATTTTGACTCTCCTTCATTTAGAGTCATACCTGTGTTTGTTGCTATTGTTGGTGGGTCATTTGATAATTGAACTGTTATTGAAAATGTCTGATCAGTAATCTCATTAACACCATCTGACACCTTAAAACCAAAACTATCAGTATCATGCTCAGTACCACCGTTAACATATTTTATCAAACTATTATCGATATCGTCTTGAGTAAATGTGCCGTTTAAATTTATTTTCACATTGTTTTTTCTTAATTCACCCCATGAAGGTTCTGTTGTCAATGTATATGTTACTGCAGATGAAGCCGCTGTTTCATCCGTTGTTTTTAGCATTAAATTTGTTATTGTAACATCATCTCCTTCCCATAATGAAACTCCAGTATTCAGTTCAATAGTTGGTGGAGTTAAGTCACTAGGTGCTTTTTCGCCAGTTTTTATGGACGCTCCAGGAGTGTCGTTATATGCAAAATCCTTAATAGTTGTAGAGGTAGGTGATGAAGATACTCTAATCCATCCATAGTGTATACCTTCTTCTATTTCAAATGATACTCCAATGTAACCGTCTTCACCATTTTTCCAACTTTGAGGATCTTGGGCATCCCAAAGAAATTTCATTCCTAGATTATCAAATGGAGTTTCATTATTTAAAACATAATCTTCACCTAATTTAACACAAAAAAAACCTGAAAAGAGTACTTTTTTTCCAAAACTTATTTCTCGCATGTAAAAACCAGCTGAGGAACTAGAGGATCCATGAAAGAAACCGAAATCCCACTCTTCATCATTATCAAGATCAATGTATGTTACTTGATCAGATTCAAGTACTATATCACCAATATCTGTATACACTACAGCTCCATTCAATGGCATAGTAGCCAAAACACCTAGTCCTGCAAGTATAGAATATCTATTCATGTTCCCAACACTTCTGTTGCGAGTCATTTTCTACTCCTGTTAAATATGATTGTATATCATCATAATAAAGTAGTATTTCGATATATGCAAGCTCTTAAACTCTCTCTCTATATAAATTATTATCTATGATTGAAATTAATTCATTAAGATTTTTTAACTCCGGAATAAATTCAATAATTTTTTTAAGTTCAGCATCTGGATTTGCTATAAGCTCATTAAAATTTACAACTGTAAAGCTCACATTTTCTAGCTTTTCAAGTTTTTGAAGTATCGAGTCAACTTGTTTTGTGAAAGTATTTTTGAGAACATCAGTGTTTAATGCACTCTTATTTCCAAGATTTTTGATCATCTTAGTTTGAGATTTTACAATCTCATTTAAGTCTCTCGTCATAAATAGGATTCTAAACTGAAATTTGTCAGGTAAAAAATTCAAGAGTTGAGCAATTATTTTTACCACTTTATCTTCTGCTTCAAAAAGCCAGGAATTATCTTTCATGAGAGATTTTACTTTCTCAAATTCATAATATCCTTTCATATTGTTTTCATCGGCAACTCTCAAATTATCAGTTAAAATTTCCAATCCGCCTTTTTCCAATATTTGCATCATTAGTGAAGTGCCACTTCTCGGCAGTCCTGAAACAATAGTGATCATGCATTCTCCTTTTTTGGTCTAATGGGATCAATTTTTTCCTTAATGAAATTCTTGTGATAATTGGCTTTTTCCTCGTCTTTATAAATTTCAGTATACAATTTAATCAGATGAAGATGTGCTTTTTCAAACCCCGGAGCCTGAGCTACAACAACTTTGAAAGCATCCAAAGCTCTGTCAAAATTGTAAATAGATAAAAGTAGTTCTCCTAAGTAATAATGAGCAAATGGGAAGTGATATAGGAGTGTAACAGCAGAAATATATTCATCTATTGCTTCATCATTTTTCTTATTTAAATGATACACTCTTGCCAATCCAAAATGACCTCTTGCAGAATCTGGATTTATTTCTAAACTTTTAGTAAAACAACGCAAAGCATCATCTAACATTTTTTTTCTTAAATAGATGAATCCGAGTTCCTGATGAATAGCAAAGCCAGAACTGTCCATTTTTTCAGATTCAAGTAAATGCTTTAACGCTGTGTCATCATCTTTTTTTTGTAGATATAACTTTCCTGTCATAAGCTCTATCTGTGGTGTTGAGTTAGCTACAATTTCTTTAACATTATCCATTATCTTTAATCCATCGTCTGGTCGCTCAAGAGCCATATAACACTTAATTAGATACAAGGCATATCTTGTTATATCTGTCTTTTCTTCATGTATATTCTCTAAAATCGGAAGAGCTTCTAAAGCTTTACCATTATTTAACAATACTCTGGCAAGATAAAATTTAGATTCTCTGACAGTATTATTTATATATTCGGCTTGGTCTCCCTGAGGAGGATCAATGTATCCAAGGGCTACTAGTTGATCTAAAGCTTCCTTTTCAGCCCAAGGGTCAGAAAGAAGTTCTTTTGAGTGCATTCCGCTATCGCCTTCGACAGCTTCCCAGGTATCAATAAATTCAGGATTTTCGGGATTTTCGTATATTTGAAGTTGAGCTTTACCATCCATATCTTTTCCAATTGGAAGACCAAAAAGATCAAGTATTGTAGGAGTAATATCCAATAGTGTTGTTCCAAAAACATACTCATCAGACTTTATTCCAGGTCCCATAGCTGCAAAGATTCCGAATGGACTATGTTGTTCTGCAGGAGCAGCAGGGGCTTTTGATAATGATTTTGGTCTAAGATGATCTGAATGAAAACCATGATCAGAGATGAGAATAATTGTGGTATCTTCGCCTGCCAATTCCATAAATCGTTCAAGCATCATATCATGGAAGATATAACCACCTTCAATAACACCTTTGTAAAGTTCAAAATCCTTCTTAGTTACAAAATCCTGTTTTGGTGGATGAAAGTTCATAAAGCCATGTCCAAAATGATCGATACCATCAAAATATACAGCCATGAAATCCCAATCACTATTTTCCATTATCCATGTAGCAGCAGAGTGTACGGTTGTTGTTTCTGCAATAATCTTTGCCAATCCGTTTAGCCTATGGTCTTTTTCCTGATCTATTTCAGTAGCTTTTGGAACAAAAGGTAAAATGTGTGAAGCTGTAAGTTCCCATGGATGTACTCTTAGTTCTTCCATAATTTTTGAATATTCTTTCGGGTAAACACAATTATCGGGTAGTTTATAAACTGCTCCAATTTCAGGTTTTAGTTTATGATAAAAGTTTGAAACATAGATGCCATTTACAGGCTCAGCAGGATGACTTGGCCACCAGCCTACTACATTTGTTTTGTAACCATTCTGCATCAAAATATTCCAAATCGCTTTACACTTTCTAGTTGTTGATAATACAGGATGGACAGAAGTTCCTGTTTTATCGGGTTGAACAAAGCCAAGCACTCCATGCTTGTCTGCTGTTTTGCCAGTTGCAATTGATGTCCAAAGCATAGGGGAGAGGGGAGGGTCAAGAGTTGCTAATTTTCCCATTACACCCTTGCTAATAAGTTTTTCTAAGGCTGGCATTTTACCCTGATCAATCAAAGGATTAATTACTTTCCAGTCTGCAGCGTCCCAACCAATAAGTAGTACTTTATTAACTTTTTTATTACTCATTATTTTTCTCATCTGTATTTTTATTTAAAATTATATTTTGATTTTTGATTTGATAATTACATTCCTTTCTTTTCTTCTTCCATGCTAAAATTCCTCTAGCTCCAACTGCCAGAAGACCTAGAGAACCTTCAACAGGTATATCAATAAGATTACCATTTTTGTCTTTTAATACAAAATCTTCCATTTTTTGCTCCATTAAATATATGATGTTGTTTAAGATAAAGTCGTTTTTAAAAATATTCAATACTAAAGCTTATCTGAATTGTTTCGTTATCATTTATAGTTTATCATTTCAGGAGTTGATTTATAATTCGAACTTTTAAAAAACGGTAAAATCTTATTGAAAAAATATATTTGTAAAAATCTCAAAGCTGAATTATCATTTTTATAACATTAAGTGGAATATAAATATGGATCATCTATCAGAACTTGAAAATAAGTCAATATTCATTTTGAGAGAAGCGTATAGTCAGTTTAAAAACCTGGTAATGTTATGGTCAATCGGAAAAGATAGCACAGTTCTTTTATGGCTTACCAGAAAAGCTTTTTTTGGACATATACCATTTCCATTAGTTCATATCGACACAAAT
Protein-coding sequences here:
- a CDS encoding sulfotransferase, with product MITIVSGLPRSGTSLMMQILEKGGLEILTDNLRVADENNMKGYYEFEKVKSLMKDNSWLFEAEDKVVKIIAQLLNFLPDKFQFRILFMTRDLNEIVKSQTKMIKNLGNKSALNTDVLKNTFTKQVDSILQKLEKLENVSFTVVNFNELIANPDAELKKIIEFIPELKNLNELISIIDNNLYRERV
- a CDS encoding alkaline phosphatase family protein, with product MSNKKVNKVLLIGWDAADWKVINPLIDQGKMPALEKLISKGVMGKLATLDPPLSPMLWTSIATGKTADKHGVLGFVQPDKTGTSVHPVLSTTRKCKAIWNILMQNGYKTNVVGWWPSHPAEPVNGIYVSNFYHKLKPEIGAVYKLPDNCVYPKEYSKIMEELRVHPWELTASHILPFVPKATEIDQEKDHRLNGLAKIIAETTTVHSAATWIMENSDWDFMAVYFDGIDHFGHGFMNFHPPKQDFVTKKDFELYKGVIEGGYIFHDMMLERFMELAGEDTTIILISDHGFHSDHLRPKSLSKAPAAPAEQHSPFGIFAAMGPGIKSDEYVFGTTLLDITPTILDLFGLPIGKDMDGKAQLQIYENPENPEFIDTWEAVEGDSGMHSKELLSDPWAEKEALDQLVALGYIDPPQGDQAEYINNTVRESKFYLARVLLNNGKALEALPILENIHEEKTDITRYALYLIKCYMALERPDDGLKIMDNVKEIVANSTPQIELMTGKLYLQKKDDDTALKHLLESEKMDSSGFAIHQELGFIYLRKKMLDDALRCFTKSLEINPDSARGHFGLARVYHLNKKNDEAIDEYISAVTLLYHFPFAHYYLGELLLSIYNFDRALDAFKVVVAQAPGFEKAHLHLIKLYTEIYKDEEKANYHKNFIKEKIDPIRPKKENA